The Castanea sativa cultivar Marrone di Chiusa Pesio chromosome 11, ASM4071231v1 genome contains a region encoding:
- the LOC142614554 gene encoding uncharacterized protein LOC142614554 isoform X3, with amino-acid sequence MASEEVAANTETEEETIAVKKQKRSRRVSFADVEITSVHIFNRDDEDLSSSPSSPNSTGGHPQKPLGLFSDLVDGDDFRDSSPNQHRNPFLRPLGSPSLSPSPFAASASSVDDEDNFFGPVSADFIRPERLLDSAASDDITMDSTAFSMHFRSLARSDSGGDAKTPTAHRLDFEEKTPFQNATPTDSDSLMVLTKAKKPGLQSLVPVDKVSGGKDSNDMSIVGENPRSFDYGRLSPRLDALLAEGSEDLNAVSDSMLIDSNLLKNTEDMHNMFAEAVDLALTKMGEGNGGSMSFPTDQIIYDHQVVTPKQFNKESKEFTEDATGTGRPIFQFTDDNRGTPSNEDGRVLKSDVHAHHEPEFQPLSGGGVKENSPEIRRCDSDIDQKSGQRYRSPFDGYITLLSSKQRELIVNTPNSAQHMGIVTPSSKPPGSFLSKERIRHVAGLSSLPKSISKFNIPDPSPRPSSLIEGIDKLKQRLSNYSSMPSPLNSASAGNSKELQYRYLDSPITRLEEQLSTADVKNGEDKKLINIDGDGIESPKSIGKLSQNKEAAGLAKDRVSPNYMSTGLLSKDKAKNLMTVVASPSQFTQSGGKVNQNFLMSENPIERTLVTSGADSSLVKIKLDNREVTKGTVISDQLVSTPVKSLDQNLTASIESQGSVTCHFKQLYQHNKFISSPVKSLDQNLTFMEYQGTLSHELKQLDQHNKLVSAGLGHDGDSVENVTRNGFSTLVGDKLDSLPSERRAESDSPFSKTNYVKELAEVESVIDNNLSHIQNESETFTNFQNSSRGKDIMNLQFESPDKNLKAGADPLQYMSYSCNRSENELPLEKSSPSKDLAQSLTLKESTPSRSMQDPSSASCSDMMPPFIGKVVQSPRSNSSRHDNNCHHEAYISQSPVHAQNIDNYSGQKRRNVQILYGDGDHIHKSARLQTSPEGHGSEGCNSEFMLEHTNEINNGEKIGGDRTKNWVDILAKFLGDTKQLFSESIDKLNLKSVFMLEDILVHLLTVKKYEMLCSEIQSQIKTDHRGNVRHKRVAETRLLLYKLVYEKAKLQLMGVKRDMFLKRVLLLSSGIQESQMLESKIEHLSEYGSGNAQIEHINQSKVDSEGTHKFLTTQVSCDKVTTMRQESEALDGKIKSLIKFFHSNCKMKGEPSCADTIALVHDHLEKRMCCRFIQQDLQLWEVDHFESRNGHYNILLNYQGYISQRFTVNAGPASSIIISNKLNNENILKNFPNMDACTAFAFVFSAETPKKYIGSRSLAQETQITSSCLRKLLDVVEEVQSTQIEIRNLIQTSFYSPSVEQLDLRLCFIDFYSGRKVTLTLDMTCLNRGVYPSEILPKEMKASTAKPESSWPQSLIAEIRDSAENLRAGSSRIMRFCRCVSQLMRASCR; translated from the exons ATGGCGTCGGAAGAAGTGGCGGCGAACACGGAGACGGAGGAGGAGACGATCGCCGTGAAGAAGCAGAAGCGCTCGCGGCGCGTGAGCTTCGCTGACGTGGAGATCACCTCCGTCCACATCTTCAACCGCGACGACGAAGACCtctcctcctccccctcctcTCCCAACTCCACCGGCGGCCATCCTCAGAAGCCTCTAGGGCTTTTCAGTGACCTCGTCGACGGCGACGATTTCAGAGACTCTTCTCCCAACCAACACCGCAACCCCTTCTTGCGGCCTTTGggatctccctctctctctccctctccgtTCGCTGCCTCCGCCTCCTCCGTTGACGACG AAGACAACTTTTTTGGTCCTGTATCAGCAGATTTCATTAGACCCGAAAGGTTATTAGATTCTGCTGCATCTGATGATATTACGATGGATTCAACCGCGTTTTCTATGCATTTCCGTAGTCTTGCAAGGTCAGATTCAGGAGGAGATGCCAAGACTCCAACGGCGCATCGTCTTGACTTTGAAGAGAAAACCCCTTTCCAGAATGCTACGCCTACTGATTCTGACAGTTTAATGGTACTAACTAAGGCTAAGAAACCAGGTCTGCAGTCTTTAGTGCCTGTTGATAAAGTAAGTGGTGGTAAAGATTCTAATGACATGAGTATTGTGGGAGAAAACCCACGGAGTTTTGATTATGGAAGGCTATCTCCCAGATTAGATGCACTTTTGGCTGAAGGCAGCGAGGATTTGAATGCTGTCTCTGATTCTATGCTTATTGATTCGAATTTATTAAAGAACACCGAGGATATGCATAATATGTTTGCTGAGGCAGTGGATCTGGCTCTTACAAAGATGGGTGAGGGAAATGGTGGCTCTATGTCCTTTCCTACTGATCAGATTATATATGATCACCAAGTCGTGACTCCCAAGCAGTTCAATAAa gagaGTAAGGAATTTACTGAAGATGCAACTGGAACGGGGAGGCCAATATTTCAGTTTACTGATGATAATAGAGGCACCCCATCTAATGAGGATGGTAGAGTTCTTAAGTCAGATGTCCATGCACACCATGAACCTGAATTTCAACCTTTGAGTGGAGGTGGGGTAAAAGAAAATTCTCCTGAAATCAGAAGATGTGACTCTGATATTGATCAGAAATCTGGCCAACGATATAGATCTCCTTTTGATGGATACATAACTTTGTTATCTTCTAAACAACGGGAATTAATTGTGAATACTCCTAATTCGGCCCAACATATGGGGATTGTGACCCCTTCCTCAAAACCACCAGGTTCCTTTTTAAGCAAGGAAAGGATTAGGCATGTTGCAGGTTTGTCTTCCCTTCCAAAAAGCATTTCCAAGTTTAATATTCCTGACCCTTCTCCCCGCCCCTCTAGTCTCATAGAGGGAATCGACAAATTGAAGCAGAGATTATCAAATTACTCCTCCATGCCCTCTCCCTTGAATTCTGCTTCAGCTGGAAATAGTAAAGAACTTCAATACAGATATTTGGATAGTCCCATTACTCGTTTAGAGGAGCAGTTGTCAACTGCTGATGTGAAGAATGGAGAAGATAAAAAGTTGATCAACATAGATGGTGATGGAATTGAGTCCCCCAAAAGCATTGGTAAGTTGAGCCAAAATAAAGAGGCTGCAGGCCTTGCAAAAGATAGAGTATCTCCAAATTACATGTCTACGGGCCTTCTTTCCAAAGATAAAGCTAAGAACCTAATGACAGTAGTGGCTTCCCCGTCTCAGTTCACTCAATCAGGAGGGAAAGTGAATCAAAATTTCTTGATGTCAGAAAATCCTATAGAAAGGACACTGGTTACTTCTGGAGCTGATTCCTCATTGGTGAAGATCAAACTTGATAACAGGGAAGTAACTAAAGGAACTGTTATATCTGATCAGTTGGTTTCCACTCCGGTGAAAAGTTTAGATCAGAACTTAACAGCATCCATTGAATCTCAAGGCAGTGTCACCTGCCATTTTAAACAGCTGTATCagcataataaatttatttcctCTCCAGTTAAAAGTTTAGATCAGAACTTAACATTCATGGAATATCAAGGCACCCTGTCCCATGAGTTGAAACAGTTGGATCAGCATAATAAACTTGTTAGTGCTGGTTTAGGGCACGATGGAGATTCTGTTGAAAATGTTACTAGAAATGGCTTTTCTACTCTGGTAGGTGACAAACTGGATTCCTTGCCATCTGAAAGGAGAGCTGAGTCTGACTCACCCTTCTCAAAGACTAATTATGTCAAAGAGCTTGCTGAAGTAGAAAGTGTTATTGATAATAACCTTTCCCATATTCAAAATGAATCTGAAACCTTTACAAACTTCCAGAACTCTTCCAGAGGCAAGGACATTATGAATCTTCAGTTTGAAAGCCCAGATAAGAACCTTAAAGCTGGAGCAGACCCACTCCAGTACATGTCATATTCTTGTAATAGAAGTGAAAATGAACTGCCCCTTGAAAAG AGTTCCCCCAGCAAAGATCTGGCTCAGAGTCTTACTTTGAAAGAGTCAACTCCAAGCCGCTCCATGCAAGATCCATCAAGTGCATCATGCAGTGACATGATGCCCCCTTTCATCGGGAAAGTTGTACAATCACCCAGGTCCAATTCAAGTAGACACGACAATAACTGCCATCATGAAGCTTATATTTCACAGAGTCCTGTTCATGCGCAGAATATTGATAATTATTCCggacagaaaagaagaaatgtACAAATACTTTATGGGGATGGGGACCATATACATAAATCAGCCAGACTGCAGACAAGTCCAGAAGGTCATGGAAGTGAGGGTTGTAATTCAGAGTTCATGTTGGAACACACTAATGAAATAAACAATGGAGAGAAGATTGGAGGTGACCGTACTAAGAATTGGGTTGAT ATTTTAGCAAAGTTCTTAGGTGATACAAAACAACTGTTTTCTGAATCCATTGATAAGCTAAATTTAAAATCG GTTTTCATGCTCGAAGATATTTTGGTTCACCTATTGACAGTTAAAAAATATGAGATGCTTTGTTCAGAAATCCAGTCTCAG ATAAAAACCGACCACCGCGGTAATGTTAGGCATAAAAG AGTAGCCGAAACAAGGTTGTTGTTGTATAAACTTGTCTATGAAAAGGCAAAATTGCAATTAATGGGTGTGAAGCGTGACATGTTTCTG AAAAGAGTACTTCTATTGAGCTCTGGAATTCAGGAGAGTCAAATGTTGGAGTCAAAAATTGAACATCTATCTGAATATGGTTCAGGAAATGCTCAAATTGAGCATATTAATCAGTCTAAAGTTGATTCAGAGGGCACACATAAATTCCTAACGACACAG GTTTCCTGTGACAAAGTGACCACAATGAGGCAGGAGTCTGAAGCTTTAGATGGAAAAATAAAGAGTTTGATCAAATTTTTTCACTCTAACTGTAAGATGAAAGGAGAACCAAGCTGTGCTGATACTATTGCATTAGTTCATGATCATCTGGAGAAGAGAATGTGTTGCAGGTTTATACAACAGGATTTACAG TTATGGGAAGTTGATCATTTTGAGAGTAGGAATGGTCATTACAATATTCTCCTCAACTATCAGGGCTACATCAGCCAAAG ATTCACAGTAAATGCTGGTCCAGCATCAAGCATTATAATCTCAAACAAATTGAATAATGAAAACATCTTAAAG AATTTTCCAAACATGGATGCTTGCACTGCATTTGCATTTGTGTTCAGTGCTGAGACCCCGAAGAAGTATATTGGTTCAAGAAGTTTGGCGCAAGAGACACAA ATAACCAGTTCATGTCTACGTAAGCTACTAGATGTGGTTGAGGAAGTACAATCAACCCAGATTGAGATTAGAAATCTAATCCAGACAAGTTTTTATTCTCCATCTG TTGAGCAGCTTGATTTGCGGctttgtttcattgatttttataGTGGTCGGAAGGTGACATTGACTCTTGACATGACATGTTTGAATCG TGGGGTTTATCCTTCAGAGATCCTTCCAAAAGAAATGAAAGCTTCCACTGCTAAGCCAGAGAGCTCTTGGCCTCAGTCACTCATAGCTGAAATAAGAGATTCAGCTGAGAATCTTAGAGCAGGATCTTCAAGGATAATGAGATTCTGTAGGTGTGTTTCTCAGCTGATGCGAGCTTCCTGCAGATGA
- the LOC142614554 gene encoding uncharacterized protein LOC142614554 isoform X2, which yields MASEEVAANTETEEETIAVKKQKRSRRVSFADVEITSVHIFNRDDEDLSSSPSSPNSTGGHPQKPLGLFSDLVDGDDFRDSSPNQHRNPFLRPLGSPSLSPSPFAASASSVDDEDNFFGPVSADFIRPERLLDSAASDDITMDSTAFSMHFRSLARSDSGGDAKTPTAHRLDFEEKTPFQNATPTDSDSLMVLTKAKKPGLQSLVPVDKVSGGKDSNDMSIVGENPRSFDYGRLSPRLDALLAEGSEDLNAVSDSMLIDSNLLKNTEDMHNMFAEAVDLALTKMGEGNGGSMSFPTDQIIYDHQVVTPKQFNKESKEFTEDATGTGRPIFQFTDDNRGTPSNEDGRVLKSDVHAHHEPEFQPLSGGGVKENSPEIRRCDSDIDQKSGQRYRSPFDGYITLLSSKQRELIVNTPNSAQHMGIVTPSSKPPGSFLSKERIRHVAGLSSLPKSISKFNIPDPSPRPSSLIEGIDKLKQRLSNYSSMPSPLNSASAGNSKELQYRYLDSPITRLEEQLSTADVKNGEDKKLINIDGDGIESPKSIGKLSQNKEAAGLAKDRVSPNYMSTGLLSKDKAKNLMTVVASPSQFTQSGGKVNQNFLMSENPIERTLVTSGADSSLVKIKLDNREVTKGTVISDQLVSTPVKSLDQNLTASIESQGSVTCHFKQLYQHNKFISSPVKSLDQNLTFMEYQGTLSHELKQLDQHNKLVSAGLGHDGDSVENVTRNGFSTLVGDKLDSLPSERRAESDSPFSKTNYVKELAEVESVIDNNLSHIQNESETFTNFQNSSRGKDIMNLQFESPDKNLKAGADPLQYMSYSCNRSENELPLEKSSPSKDLAQSLTLKESTPSRSMQDPSSASCSDMMPPFIGKVVQSPRSNSSRHDNNCHHEAYISQSPVHAQNIDNYSGQKRRNVQILYGDGDHIHKSARLQTSPEGHGSEGCNSEFMLEHTNEINNGEKIGGDRTKNWVDILAKFLGDTKQLFSESIDKLNLKSVFMLEDILVHLLTVKKYEMLCSEIQSQIKTDHRGNVRHKRVAETRLLLYKLVYEKAKLQLMGVKRDMFLKRVLLLSSGIQESQMLESKIEHLSEYGSGNAQIEHINQSKVDSEGTHKFLTTQHQVSCDKVTTMRQESEALDGKIKSLIKFFHSNCKMKGEPSCADTIALVHDHLEKRMCCRFIQQDLQLWEVDHFESRNGHYNILLNYQGYISQRFTVNAGPASSIIISNKLNNENILKNFPNMDACTAFAFVFSAETPKKYIGSRSLAQETQITSSCLRKLLDVVEEVQSTQIEIRNLIQTSFYSPSVEQLDLRLCFIDFYSGRKVTLTLDMTCLNRGVYPSEILPKEMKASTAKPESSWPQSLIAEIRDSAENLRAGSSRIMRFCRCVSQLMRASCR from the exons ATGGCGTCGGAAGAAGTGGCGGCGAACACGGAGACGGAGGAGGAGACGATCGCCGTGAAGAAGCAGAAGCGCTCGCGGCGCGTGAGCTTCGCTGACGTGGAGATCACCTCCGTCCACATCTTCAACCGCGACGACGAAGACCtctcctcctccccctcctcTCCCAACTCCACCGGCGGCCATCCTCAGAAGCCTCTAGGGCTTTTCAGTGACCTCGTCGACGGCGACGATTTCAGAGACTCTTCTCCCAACCAACACCGCAACCCCTTCTTGCGGCCTTTGggatctccctctctctctccctctccgtTCGCTGCCTCCGCCTCCTCCGTTGACGACG AAGACAACTTTTTTGGTCCTGTATCAGCAGATTTCATTAGACCCGAAAGGTTATTAGATTCTGCTGCATCTGATGATATTACGATGGATTCAACCGCGTTTTCTATGCATTTCCGTAGTCTTGCAAGGTCAGATTCAGGAGGAGATGCCAAGACTCCAACGGCGCATCGTCTTGACTTTGAAGAGAAAACCCCTTTCCAGAATGCTACGCCTACTGATTCTGACAGTTTAATGGTACTAACTAAGGCTAAGAAACCAGGTCTGCAGTCTTTAGTGCCTGTTGATAAAGTAAGTGGTGGTAAAGATTCTAATGACATGAGTATTGTGGGAGAAAACCCACGGAGTTTTGATTATGGAAGGCTATCTCCCAGATTAGATGCACTTTTGGCTGAAGGCAGCGAGGATTTGAATGCTGTCTCTGATTCTATGCTTATTGATTCGAATTTATTAAAGAACACCGAGGATATGCATAATATGTTTGCTGAGGCAGTGGATCTGGCTCTTACAAAGATGGGTGAGGGAAATGGTGGCTCTATGTCCTTTCCTACTGATCAGATTATATATGATCACCAAGTCGTGACTCCCAAGCAGTTCAATAAa gagaGTAAGGAATTTACTGAAGATGCAACTGGAACGGGGAGGCCAATATTTCAGTTTACTGATGATAATAGAGGCACCCCATCTAATGAGGATGGTAGAGTTCTTAAGTCAGATGTCCATGCACACCATGAACCTGAATTTCAACCTTTGAGTGGAGGTGGGGTAAAAGAAAATTCTCCTGAAATCAGAAGATGTGACTCTGATATTGATCAGAAATCTGGCCAACGATATAGATCTCCTTTTGATGGATACATAACTTTGTTATCTTCTAAACAACGGGAATTAATTGTGAATACTCCTAATTCGGCCCAACATATGGGGATTGTGACCCCTTCCTCAAAACCACCAGGTTCCTTTTTAAGCAAGGAAAGGATTAGGCATGTTGCAGGTTTGTCTTCCCTTCCAAAAAGCATTTCCAAGTTTAATATTCCTGACCCTTCTCCCCGCCCCTCTAGTCTCATAGAGGGAATCGACAAATTGAAGCAGAGATTATCAAATTACTCCTCCATGCCCTCTCCCTTGAATTCTGCTTCAGCTGGAAATAGTAAAGAACTTCAATACAGATATTTGGATAGTCCCATTACTCGTTTAGAGGAGCAGTTGTCAACTGCTGATGTGAAGAATGGAGAAGATAAAAAGTTGATCAACATAGATGGTGATGGAATTGAGTCCCCCAAAAGCATTGGTAAGTTGAGCCAAAATAAAGAGGCTGCAGGCCTTGCAAAAGATAGAGTATCTCCAAATTACATGTCTACGGGCCTTCTTTCCAAAGATAAAGCTAAGAACCTAATGACAGTAGTGGCTTCCCCGTCTCAGTTCACTCAATCAGGAGGGAAAGTGAATCAAAATTTCTTGATGTCAGAAAATCCTATAGAAAGGACACTGGTTACTTCTGGAGCTGATTCCTCATTGGTGAAGATCAAACTTGATAACAGGGAAGTAACTAAAGGAACTGTTATATCTGATCAGTTGGTTTCCACTCCGGTGAAAAGTTTAGATCAGAACTTAACAGCATCCATTGAATCTCAAGGCAGTGTCACCTGCCATTTTAAACAGCTGTATCagcataataaatttatttcctCTCCAGTTAAAAGTTTAGATCAGAACTTAACATTCATGGAATATCAAGGCACCCTGTCCCATGAGTTGAAACAGTTGGATCAGCATAATAAACTTGTTAGTGCTGGTTTAGGGCACGATGGAGATTCTGTTGAAAATGTTACTAGAAATGGCTTTTCTACTCTGGTAGGTGACAAACTGGATTCCTTGCCATCTGAAAGGAGAGCTGAGTCTGACTCACCCTTCTCAAAGACTAATTATGTCAAAGAGCTTGCTGAAGTAGAAAGTGTTATTGATAATAACCTTTCCCATATTCAAAATGAATCTGAAACCTTTACAAACTTCCAGAACTCTTCCAGAGGCAAGGACATTATGAATCTTCAGTTTGAAAGCCCAGATAAGAACCTTAAAGCTGGAGCAGACCCACTCCAGTACATGTCATATTCTTGTAATAGAAGTGAAAATGAACTGCCCCTTGAAAAG AGTTCCCCCAGCAAAGATCTGGCTCAGAGTCTTACTTTGAAAGAGTCAACTCCAAGCCGCTCCATGCAAGATCCATCAAGTGCATCATGCAGTGACATGATGCCCCCTTTCATCGGGAAAGTTGTACAATCACCCAGGTCCAATTCAAGTAGACACGACAATAACTGCCATCATGAAGCTTATATTTCACAGAGTCCTGTTCATGCGCAGAATATTGATAATTATTCCggacagaaaagaagaaatgtACAAATACTTTATGGGGATGGGGACCATATACATAAATCAGCCAGACTGCAGACAAGTCCAGAAGGTCATGGAAGTGAGGGTTGTAATTCAGAGTTCATGTTGGAACACACTAATGAAATAAACAATGGAGAGAAGATTGGAGGTGACCGTACTAAGAATTGGGTTGAT ATTTTAGCAAAGTTCTTAGGTGATACAAAACAACTGTTTTCTGAATCCATTGATAAGCTAAATTTAAAATCG GTTTTCATGCTCGAAGATATTTTGGTTCACCTATTGACAGTTAAAAAATATGAGATGCTTTGTTCAGAAATCCAGTCTCAG ATAAAAACCGACCACCGCGGTAATGTTAGGCATAAAAG AGTAGCCGAAACAAGGTTGTTGTTGTATAAACTTGTCTATGAAAAGGCAAAATTGCAATTAATGGGTGTGAAGCGTGACATGTTTCTG AAAAGAGTACTTCTATTGAGCTCTGGAATTCAGGAGAGTCAAATGTTGGAGTCAAAAATTGAACATCTATCTGAATATGGTTCAGGAAATGCTCAAATTGAGCATATTAATCAGTCTAAAGTTGATTCAGAGGGCACACATAAATTCCTAACGACACAG CACCAGGTTTCCTGTGACAAAGTGACCACAATGAGGCAGGAGTCTGAAGCTTTAGATGGAAAAATAAAGAGTTTGATCAAATTTTTTCACTCTAACTGTAAGATGAAAGGAGAACCAAGCTGTGCTGATACTATTGCATTAGTTCATGATCATCTGGAGAAGAGAATGTGTTGCAGGTTTATACAACAGGATTTACAG TTATGGGAAGTTGATCATTTTGAGAGTAGGAATGGTCATTACAATATTCTCCTCAACTATCAGGGCTACATCAGCCAAAG ATTCACAGTAAATGCTGGTCCAGCATCAAGCATTATAATCTCAAACAAATTGAATAATGAAAACATCTTAAAG AATTTTCCAAACATGGATGCTTGCACTGCATTTGCATTTGTGTTCAGTGCTGAGACCCCGAAGAAGTATATTGGTTCAAGAAGTTTGGCGCAAGAGACACAA ATAACCAGTTCATGTCTACGTAAGCTACTAGATGTGGTTGAGGAAGTACAATCAACCCAGATTGAGATTAGAAATCTAATCCAGACAAGTTTTTATTCTCCATCTG TTGAGCAGCTTGATTTGCGGctttgtttcattgatttttataGTGGTCGGAAGGTGACATTGACTCTTGACATGACATGTTTGAATCG TGGGGTTTATCCTTCAGAGATCCTTCCAAAAGAAATGAAAGCTTCCACTGCTAAGCCAGAGAGCTCTTGGCCTCAGTCACTCATAGCTGAAATAAGAGATTCAGCTGAGAATCTTAGAGCAGGATCTTCAAGGATAATGAGATTCTGTAGGTGTGTTTCTCAGCTGATGCGAGCTTCCTGCAGATGA